From Salarias fasciatus chromosome 5, fSalaFa1.1, whole genome shotgun sequence, a single genomic window includes:
- the synprb gene encoding synaptoporin b has protein sequence MCMVIFAPIFAICAFATCGGYYGRLQVKVDCADRRQSNLSINIDFGYPFRLEQVHFRAPLCEAKRGEVLFLDGDYSSAAQFFVTVGVFAFLYSLMATVVYVFYQNKYLKNNRGPLVDFVVTIMFSFMWLVSSCFWAKTLSDIKAATNPTQVLLLISACRAQENKCAATQEPLWSRLNTSVVFGFVNLVLWGGNIWFVFKETGWYKTGHRYPTRSASGKRSSEMRQRLYSESSFDQPDESFGPTRQNSFNQSQTDYRPQVQRQASVNQPQVSFSLPQTYLGKAVNYSTEKRAASQGPMIFVNEM, from the exons ATGTGTATGGTTATATTTGCTCCG ATTTTTGCCATCTGTGCTTTCGCGACATGTGGAGGATACTATGGTCGTCTCCAGGTTAAGGTGGACTgtgcagacaggaggcagagcaaCCTCAGCATCAACATTGATTTTGGTTATCCTTTCAG ATTGGAGCAAGTGCATTTCAGGGCTCCCTTGTGTGAGGCGAAGCGAGGAGAGGTTCTCTTCCTCGATGGAGACTACTCCTCGGCGGCACaattttttgtgacagtgggCGTTTTCGCGTTCTTATACTCACTGATGGCGACCGTTGTCTATGTCTTCTACCAAAACAAGTACCTGAAGAACAACAGAGGCCCACTCGTG GATTTTGTGGTGACAATCATGTTCTCGTTCATGTGGCTGGTCAGTAGTTGTTTTTGGGCCAAAACTCTTTCCGACATCAAGGCGGCCACGAACCCCACACAGGTGCTTCTTCTCATCTCTGCCTGTCGAGCTCAGGAAAACAAATGTGCAGCTACCCAGGAGCCTCTCTGGTCGCGTCTCAATACATCTGTG GTTTTTGGGTTCGTCAATCTCGTCCTCTGGGGTGGGAATATTTGGTTCGTCTTCAAGGAGACAGGATGGTACAAGACTGGCCACAGATACCCGACCAGGAGTGCTTCTGGGAAACGATCGAGCGAAATGCGACAGCGACTCTACAGTGAGAGTAGTTTTGACCAGCCAGATGAGAGTTTTGGTCCAACCAGACAGAACAGTTTCAATCAGTCACAGACGGATTATCGCCCGCAGGTCCAGAGACAAGCTAGCGTCAACCAGCCGCAAGTGAGCTTCAGTTTACCTCAGACATACCTGGGTAAAGCGGTAAATTACAGCACTGAGAAAAGAGCAGCTTCTCAAGGGCCGATGATATTTGTGAATGAGATGTGA